The following coding sequences lie in one Loxodonta africana isolate mLoxAfr1 chromosome X, mLoxAfr1.hap2, whole genome shotgun sequence genomic window:
- the TSPYL2 gene encoding testis-specific Y-encoded-like protein 2: protein MDRPDEEPPAKTCRLSSAELPQRDLPPPALLWLPLPPPQQRPRLREETEVAQVLADMSGGRLGPALPPPPPYVILEEGGIRAYFTLGAGSPGWEPAIESGYGGAPPPTGSLDTQAASEVSGGGLEIGFQVTGPSSLAVEKARETCSAAGWRSQRLAGPKRKEEAVIIVEEEDDDEKEGEKRKRRRRKKQRKVKKESREKNAERMEYILQALESIQLDLEAVNIKAGKAFLRLKRKFIQMRRPFLERRDLIIQHIPGFWVNAFLNHPKISILINQRDEDIFRYLTNLQVQDLRHVSMGYKMKLYFQTNPYFTNMVIVKEFQHNRSGRLVSHSTPIRWHRGQEPQARRHRNQNTSHSFFNWFSNHSLPEADRIAEIIKNDLWVNPLRYYMMGEGGYRANRKKQEELSNTKDECEVMILEDSDNYQAVKDIISETSDSDSTSDNETLYDIKISDFMETTDYFETTDNEITDISESLCDSESPDHNESPDSETTDNNESTNSETTDNENTDNIESANDESPSNNSENPENNNKNVNDNENPANNNESPYNNDENADGNSDKNLSGDDESPEGSNQSNNGNNQGSSDSDNEGDIEGSDDENNDGNEGDSEGSDDDGNEGDSEGSDDGNEGDNEGSDDDDEDIEGYENDFADPDKDQDNSNNQNDNEIEDISEEESEEEEEEGNEEGSEQDSDDEAGGEDSDVGEVLQAPNSWVNPEKWGKTR from the exons ATGGACCGCCCGGATGAGGAGCCTCCAGCTAAGACCTGCCGCCTGAGCAGTGCCGAGCTCCCTCAGCGCGACTTGCCGCCGCCGGCGCTCCTTTGGCTGCCTTTGCCTCCACCTCAGCAGCGCCCGAGGCTCCGGGAGGAAACCGAGGTGGCACAGGTGCTGGCAGACATGAGTGGGGGGAGACTGGGCCCTGCTCTGCCCCCGCCGCCACCCTATGTCATTCTGGAGGAGGGGGGGATCCGCGCGTACTTCACCCTGGGCGCTGGGAGTCCTGGCTGGGAGCCTGCAATCGAGTCAGGGTACGGCGGGGCGCCCCCTCCCACGGGAAGCCTAGACACACAGGCTGCTTCAGAGGTTTCTGGGGGAGGCCTGGAAATCGGGTTTCAGGTTACCGGGCCCAGCAGCCTTGCTGTGGAGAAGGCCCGAGAAACCTGTAGCGCAGCGGGGTGGCGGTCCCAGAGGTTAGCTGGTccaaagaggaaggaagaggctGTTATCATAGTGGAAGAAGAGGATGATGatgaaaaggaaggtgagaagaggaagaggaggaggaggaagaagcagaggaaggtgaagaaggaaagcagagagaagaatGCCGAGAGGATGGAGTACATCCTGCAGGCACTGGAGAGTATTCAACTGGACCTGGAGGCGGTGAACATCAAGGCAGGCAAGGCCTTCCTCCGTCTCAAGCGCAAATTCATCCAGATGCGAAGACCCTTCCTGGAGCGCAGAGACCTCATCATTCAGCACATCCCAGGCTTCTGGGTCAACGCA TTCCTCAACCACCCCAAAATTTCAATCTTGATCAACCAACGTGATGAAGACATTTTTCGCTACTTGACCAATCTACAG GTACAGGATCTCAGACATGTCTCCATGGGCTACAAAATGAAGCTGTACTTCCAGACAAACCCCTACTTCACAAACATGGTGATTGTCAAGGAGTTCCAGCATAACCGCTCAG GCCGGCTGGTGTCTCACTCCACCCCAATCCGCTGGCACCGGGGCCAGGAACCCCAGGCCCGCAGGCACAGGAACCAGAACACCAGCCACAGCTTCTTCAACTGGTTCTCAAACCACAGCCTCCCAGAGGCTGACAGGATTGCTGAG ATTATCAAGAATGACCTGTGGGTTAATCCTCTACGATACTACATGATGGGAGAAGGGGGCTACAGGGCAAACAGAAAGAAGCAAGAGGAGTTAAG TAATACCAAGGATGAATGTGAGGTGATGATCCTGGAAGATTCTGACAACTATCAAGCAGTGAAAGACATTATCAGCGAGACCTCAGACAGTGATTCAACATCCGACAATGAAACCCTTTATGACATCAAGATCTCTGACTTCATGGAGACGACTGACTACTTCGAGACCACTGACAATGAGATAACTGACATCAGTGAAAGTCTCTGTGACAGTGAGAGCCCTGACCACAATGAGAGCCCTGACAGTGAGACCACTGATAACAATGAGAGCACCAACAGCGAGACCACTGATAATGAGAACACTGACAACATTGAGAGTGCCAATGACGAGAGCCCCAGCAACAACAGTGAGAACCCTGAAAACAATAACAAGAATGTCAATGACAATGAGAATCCTGCTAACAATAATGAGAGCCCTTACAACAATGATGAGAACGCTGATGGTAACAGCGATAAGAACCTCAGTGGTGATGATGAGAGCCCTGAAGGTAGTAACCAGAGCAACAATGGCAACAACCAGGGCAGCAGTGATAGTGACAATGAAGGAGATATCGAGGGCAGTGATGATGAAAATAATGATGGCAATGAAGGTGACAGTGAGGGCAGTGATGATGATGGCAATGAAGGTGACAGTGAGGGCAGTGATGATGGCAATGAAGGTGACAATGAGggcagtgatgatgatgatgaagacatTGAGGGCTATGAGAATGACTTTGCAGACCCTGACAAGGATCAAGATAACAGCAACAACCAGAACGACAATGAGATAGAGGACATCTCAGAAGAAGagtcagaggaagaagaagaggagggCAATGAGGAAG GCAGTGAGCAAGACAGCGATGACGAGGCAGGAGGCGAAGACTCCGACGTGGGGGAGGTGCTTCAGGCCCCAAACTCTTGGGTCAACCCAGAAAAGTGGGGGAAAACAAGATAA
- the KANTR gene encoding KDM5C adjacent transcript, giving the protein MSPFSLLILVICAFSLFFLINLTRSLSILLVFSKNQLLALLLLSIVSLFSISLISALIFFDLLPSTFFGFILLFFF; this is encoded by the coding sequence ATGTCTCCTTTTTCATTGTTAATATTGGTTATTTGTGCCTTCTCACTTTTTTTCTTGATCAATCTCACCAgaagtttgtctattttattagtcttttcaaagaaccaacttttggctttgttgctcctttctattgtgtctttgttttctatttcactaatTTCGGCTCTTATCTTTTTTGATCTCCTTCCTTCCACATTCTTTGGGtttattcttttgttctttttctag